Proteins encoded in a region of the Haloarcula salinisoli genome:
- a CDS encoding acyl carrier protein, giving the protein MSSTTEEDRVASIISNRLHVEESEFEDDTPITGDVLDAESLDIVEIAEAIDENLDVYISDEELEEMETVGDLKSFVKSVEEN; this is encoded by the coding sequence ATGTCTTCCACAACAGAAGAAGACAGGGTGGCATCGATTATTTCAAACCGCCTGCACGTTGAGGAGTCCGAATTTGAGGACGATACACCGATTACTGGAGACGTTCTGGACGCAGAATCGCTCGATATCGTCGAGATCGCCGAAGCCATAGACGAAAATCTGGACGTGTACATCTCGGATGAGGAGCTCGAGGAGATGGAAACTGTCGGTGATCTCAAGTCCTTCGTCAAGTCAGTGGAGGAGAACTGA